The Burkholderia pyrrocinia genome has a segment encoding these proteins:
- a CDS encoding MexX/AxyX family multidrug efflux RND transporter periplasmic adaptor subunit, with translation MNNNNCFLSRCRRLAPFTLAAALVVAGCGKGGQDAEKETAKQATVVTVRPTAVPMTVELPGRLDAYRQAEVRARVAGIVTARTYEEGQEVKQGAVLFRIDPAPLKAARDAAQGALAKAQAAALAASDKRRRYDDLVRDRAVSERDHTEAVAGDTQAKAEVASAKAELARAQLQLDYATVTAPIAGRARRALVTEGALVGQDQATPLTTVEQLDPIYVNFSQPAADVDALRRAVKSGRATGIAQHDIAVTLLRADGSAYPLKGKLLFSDLAVDPTTDTVAMRALFPNPERELLPGAYVRIALDTAVDQRAILVPRDALLRTTDRTSVRVVGANGKVKDVEVAADQMSGHDWRITRGLTGGERVIVDNAAQFAPDTAVQPVEKAPPSKAAPAAAASHAAARQT, from the coding sequence ATGAATAACAACAATTGCTTCCTGTCGCGCTGCCGCCGGCTGGCGCCGTTCACGCTGGCGGCCGCGCTCGTCGTGGCCGGATGCGGCAAGGGCGGGCAGGACGCGGAGAAAGAGACCGCGAAGCAGGCGACCGTCGTGACGGTGCGCCCGACGGCCGTGCCGATGACCGTCGAATTGCCGGGCCGGCTCGACGCGTACCGGCAGGCGGAAGTGCGCGCGCGGGTCGCGGGCATCGTCACCGCGCGCACCTACGAGGAAGGCCAGGAAGTGAAGCAGGGCGCGGTGCTGTTCCGCATCGATCCCGCACCGCTGAAGGCCGCGCGCGATGCCGCGCAGGGGGCGCTCGCGAAGGCGCAGGCCGCCGCGCTCGCGGCGAGCGACAAGCGCCGCCGTTACGACGATCTCGTGCGCGATCGCGCGGTCAGCGAGCGCGACCATACCGAGGCCGTCGCCGGCGACACGCAGGCGAAAGCCGAGGTCGCGTCCGCGAAGGCCGAGCTCGCGCGTGCGCAATTGCAGCTCGACTATGCGACCGTCACCGCGCCGATCGCGGGCCGCGCCCGGCGCGCGCTCGTGACCGAAGGCGCGCTCGTCGGCCAGGACCAGGCGACGCCGCTCACGACCGTCGAGCAGCTCGATCCGATCTACGTGAACTTCTCGCAGCCGGCCGCCGACGTCGACGCGCTGCGCCGCGCGGTGAAGAGCGGGCGCGCGACGGGCATCGCGCAGCACGACATCGCGGTGACGCTGTTGCGCGCCGACGGCAGCGCGTATCCGCTGAAAGGCAAGCTGCTGTTCAGCGATCTCGCGGTCGATCCGACCACCGACACCGTCGCGATGCGCGCGCTGTTCCCGAATCCGGAGCGCGAACTGCTGCCGGGCGCATATGTGCGGATCGCGCTCGACACGGCGGTCGACCAGCGGGCGATCCTCGTGCCGCGCGATGCGCTGCTGCGCACGACCGATCGCACGTCGGTGCGTGTCGTCGGCGCGAACGGCAAGGTCAAGGACGTCGAGGTCGCGGCCGACCAGATGAGCGGCCATGACTGGCGCATCACGCGCGGCCTGACGGGCGGCGAGCGCGTGATCGTCGACAACGCCGCGCAGTTCGCGCCCGATACGGCCGTCCAGCCCGTCGAGAAGGCGCCGCCGTCGAAGGCGGCGCCGGCAGCGGCCGCTTCGCACGCGGCCGCCCGTCAAACCTGA
- a CDS encoding M23 family metallopeptidase codes for MVKPAATPDAFAPGRAQRVVRALVPAAVLGALAALGLAAALPAVSQLPGAVDSGTAALPQRVLSDTPFPTAQHFVTSELAHTLGERNESGERNDRSLQPGLFAPLSAHRNEMLGYASLFQLAPPENQHGMRAGDIELTLSDTLNRLDVPPEVRIQLGDLVTGKVAMRASAQRGDYYRVAYDTNDGTPRLTALELRVAGRTFGAIWFRAPGTEHGAYYTLDGSPLEAAAFMMPVKWTRISSFFGERIHPLSQAMAFHTGVDLAAPSGTPVDAAADGVVSFVGTDPGGYGRYVIVDHADGYSTYYAHLSAFAHGLKTGETVKQGQRLGSVGMTGAATGPHLHFEVRVANDPVDPLVTLASAQTALSDMQLTAFRHEAAQWRFRLASINTAPFAFAQNDGPLWGDFATDKSTLRAVFNAHYSAS; via the coding sequence TTGGTCAAGCCTGCCGCAACCCCTGATGCTTTCGCGCCCGGCCGCGCGCAGCGCGTCGTGCGCGCGCTCGTGCCGGCCGCCGTGCTCGGCGCCCTCGCCGCACTCGGCCTTGCCGCCGCACTGCCGGCCGTGTCGCAACTGCCCGGCGCCGTCGATTCCGGCACGGCCGCGCTGCCGCAGCGCGTACTGTCCGACACGCCGTTTCCCACCGCACAGCATTTCGTGACGAGCGAGCTCGCCCACACGCTCGGCGAGCGCAATGAATCCGGCGAACGCAACGACCGCAGCCTGCAGCCGGGCCTGTTCGCGCCGCTCAGCGCGCACCGCAACGAGATGCTCGGCTATGCGAGCCTGTTCCAGCTCGCGCCGCCCGAAAACCAGCACGGGATGCGCGCGGGCGACATCGAGCTCACGCTGTCCGATACGCTGAACCGTCTCGACGTGCCGCCCGAGGTGCGCATCCAGCTCGGCGATCTCGTCACCGGCAAGGTCGCGATGCGTGCGAGTGCGCAGCGCGGCGACTATTACCGCGTCGCGTACGACACGAACGACGGCACGCCGCGCCTCACCGCGCTCGAACTGCGCGTCGCCGGCCGCACGTTCGGCGCGATCTGGTTCCGCGCGCCCGGCACCGAGCACGGCGCGTACTACACGCTGGACGGCTCGCCGCTCGAAGCCGCCGCATTCATGATGCCGGTCAAGTGGACGCGCATCAGCTCGTTCTTCGGCGAGCGCATCCATCCGCTGTCGCAGGCGATGGCGTTCCATACGGGCGTCGATCTCGCCGCACCGAGCGGCACGCCCGTCGACGCGGCAGCCGACGGCGTCGTGTCGTTCGTCGGCACCGATCCGGGCGGCTACGGCCGCTACGTGATCGTCGATCACGCGGACGGCTACTCGACCTACTACGCGCACCTGTCCGCGTTCGCGCACGGGCTCAAGACCGGCGAAACCGTGAAGCAGGGCCAGCGGCTCGGCTCGGTCGGGATGACCGGCGCCGCAACGGGCCCGCACCTGCATTTCGAGGTGCGCGTCGCGAACGATCCGGTCGACCCGCTGGTCACGCTCGCCAGCGCACAGACAGCGCTGTCCGACATGCAGCTCACCGCATTCCGCCACGAAGCGGCGCAATGGCGCTTCCGCCTCGCGTCGATCAATACGGCGCCGTTCGCGTTCGCGCAGAACGACGGGCCGCTGTGGGGGGATTTCGCGACCGACAAATCGACACTGCGCGCGGTCTTCAACGCGCACTACTCGGCGTCGTGA
- a CDS encoding TetR family transcriptional regulator, with protein MARKTREESLAIKHRILDAAELVLLEKGVALTAMADLAEAAGMSRGAVYGHYRNKMEVCLAMCDRAFARTSEGFDAGDGLPPLATLRRAASHYLQECGEPGPMQRVLVILYTKCEQSEENGELQRRRMLLELQMLRITKALLRRAIAAGELAADLDVHLAAVYLVSLLEGVFASMIWTNRLRGNLWNDAEAMLDAGFDAVRTSAALRGRAQKLPD; from the coding sequence ATGGCCCGCAAGACCCGGGAAGAATCGCTCGCCATCAAGCACCGGATCCTCGACGCCGCCGAGCTCGTGCTGCTCGAGAAAGGCGTCGCGCTAACCGCGATGGCGGACCTCGCCGAGGCCGCCGGGATGTCGCGGGGCGCCGTCTACGGCCACTACCGCAACAAGATGGAAGTGTGTCTCGCGATGTGCGACCGCGCGTTCGCGCGCACGTCGGAAGGCTTCGACGCGGGCGACGGCCTGCCGCCGCTCGCCACGCTGCGGCGCGCCGCGTCGCACTACCTGCAGGAATGCGGCGAGCCAGGCCCGATGCAGCGCGTGCTCGTGATCCTCTATACGAAGTGCGAGCAGAGCGAGGAAAACGGCGAATTGCAGCGGCGCCGCATGCTGCTCGAGCTGCAAATGCTGCGGATCACGAAGGCGCTGCTGCGCCGCGCGATCGCGGCGGGCGAACTTGCCGCCGATCTCGACGTGCATCTGGCCGCCGTCTATCTCGTGTCGCTGCTCGAAGGCGTGTTCGCGTCGATGATCTGGACCAACCGGCTGCGCGGCAACCTGTGGAACGACGCCGAAGCGATGCTCGACGCCGGCTTCGACGCCGTCCGCACCTCCGCTGCACTGCGAGGCCGCGCGCAAAAATTGCCGGACTGA
- a CDS encoding amino acid ABC transporter permease has protein sequence MDLSLLLANLPYLLVGAFPEGPLGGAALSLVLAIASAVASAVLGIALGVAMALARGPVRVLLLAFIGFFRAIPVLMLIFWTYFLMPVLLHMDVPGLATVVCALALVGGAYLAHAVHAGIVAAGDGQWQAGLSLGLTRWQTVRHVLLPQAIRIMTPSFVNQWVALVKDTSLAYIVGVPELSFVATQVNNRLMVYPAPIFLFVAVIYLVLCTSLDGAARWLLSRGSRAERVAQATAKCTEPAR, from the coding sequence ATGGACCTTTCGCTGCTGCTCGCCAACCTGCCGTATCTGCTCGTCGGCGCGTTCCCGGAAGGCCCGCTCGGCGGCGCCGCGCTGTCGCTGGTGCTTGCGATCGCGTCGGCCGTTGCATCGGCCGTGCTCGGCATCGCGCTCGGTGTCGCGATGGCGCTCGCGCGCGGCCCCGTACGCGTGCTGCTGCTCGCGTTCATCGGCTTCTTCCGCGCGATTCCCGTGCTGATGCTGATCTTCTGGACGTACTTCCTGATGCCCGTGCTGCTGCACATGGATGTGCCGGGGCTCGCGACGGTCGTCTGTGCGCTCGCGCTCGTCGGCGGCGCGTATCTCGCGCATGCGGTGCATGCGGGCATCGTCGCCGCGGGCGACGGGCAATGGCAGGCCGGGCTGTCGCTCGGGCTCACGCGCTGGCAGACGGTGCGCCATGTGCTGCTGCCGCAGGCGATCCGGATCATGACGCCGTCGTTCGTCAACCAGTGGGTCGCGCTCGTGAAGGATACGTCGCTCGCGTATATCGTCGGCGTGCCGGAACTGTCGTTCGTCGCGACACAGGTGAACAACCGGCTGATGGTGTATCCGGCGCCGATCTTCCTGTTCGTCGCGGTGATCTATCTGGTGCTGTGCACGTCGCTCGACGGTGCGGCGCGCTGGCTGCTGTCGCGGGGCTCGCGCGCGGAACGCGTCGCGCAGGCGACGGCCAAGTGCACGGAGCCCGCGCGGTGA